Proteins encoded by one window of Sphaerodactylus townsendi isolate TG3544 linkage group LG04, MPM_Stown_v2.3, whole genome shotgun sequence:
- the DCUN1D3 gene encoding DCN1-like protein 3, with product MGQCVTKCKNPSSTLGSKNGDRESSSKAHGKRGTIHKEEHSTVCSKSSGDILVNGTKKMEAAVDSSQPPASCGDTKKEPASGTEESSLHRTEELFRRYKDEREDAILEEGMERFCNDLCVDPTEFKVLVLAWKFQAATMCKFTRAEFFDGCKAIHADSIEGICARFPSLLNEAKQEEKFKDLYRFTFQFGLDSEEGQRSLHREIAIALWKLVFTQNKPPILDQWLHFLNENPSGIKGISRDTWNMFLNFTQVIGPDLSNYSEDEAWPSLFDTFVEWEMEQRKKEEEVACVVASQTDNFSAEHPT from the exons ATGGGCCAGTGTGTCACCAAGTGCAAGAATCCCTCTTCCACCCTCGGCAGCAAAAATGGCGACCGGGAGTCGAGCAGCAAGGCTCACGGCAAGCGGGGCACGATCCACAAAGAAGAGCACAGCACCGTCTGCAGCAAGTCCTCCGGGGACATCCTCGTCAACGGGACGAAGAAGATGGAGGCCGCTGTAGATTCTAGCCAGCCACCGGCTTCCTGCGGGGACACAAAGAAGGAGCCGGCGTCCGGCACCGAGGAATCGTCCCTCCATAGGACTGAGGAGTTATTTAGGAGGTACAAGGATGAGCGGGAAGATGCCATCTTGGAGGAAGGCATGGAACGTTTTTGCAACGACCTCTGCGTCGACCCCACTGAGTTCAAAGTGCTCGTCCTCGCGTGGAAGTTCCAGGCGGCCACCATGTGCAAATTCACCAG GGCCGAGTTCTTCGACGGCTGCAAGGCGATCCACGCGGACAGCATCGAAGGGATTTGTGCTCGATTCCCCAGCCTCTTGAACGAAGCCAAGCAAGAGGAGAAGTTCAAAGATCTCTACCGTTTCACTTTCCAGTTCGGCCTGGACTCCGAAGAGGGACAGAGGTCGCTCCACCGAGAAATAGCCATCGCCCTTTGGAAGTTAGTTTTCACGCAGAACAAGCCCCCTATCTTGGACCAGTGGTTACACTTCCTAAACGAGAACCCCTCAGGAATCAAGGGAATTTCCCGGGACACGTGGAACATGTTCCTCAACTTTACTCAGGTCATCGGGCCGGACCTTAGCAATTACAGCGAGGACGAGGCTTGGCCCAGTCTGTTCGACACCTTTGTGGAATGGGAAATGGAGCAGcggaaaaaggaagaggaggtcGCGTGCGTGGTGGCTTCACAGACAGACAACTTCAGCGCCGAGCACCCAACTTAG